From the Cryptosporangium minutisporangium genome, one window contains:
- a CDS encoding branched-chain amino acid ABC transporter permease: protein MSELLRKAPVLALLLVGLALPLVLDDFWLQTGLFAMAAAVGAIGLTLLVGTAGQLSLGHAFFVALGAYSYAWTVGEVGGRAAGLGLPPLLGLVLAGLVAAVAGAVFSPISGRLRGIYLGLATIGLVFLARHLMVNIEDVTGGFNGRTVEPFAVPGFSFSNADPDYLAIAGVEFQGLHRLWYLFLGIALLAAWLGRNVKSSRAGRALANVRDSEAAAAAMGIHVARAKATAFVISSAYAGVAGALMALAYGRIAPDLFGLQLSIDFLVMIVLGGLGSVAGAAAGAVFVVALPLVLTQYGSELPFLAAPGSGGLDAATLSRLLYGASIIAVLLFFRGGLAGAAQRVRHRWTRRSTDAELPPPTPDSSPTAPNADAPLASDAPLTSKETAP from the coding sequence GTGTCTGAGCTCCTCCGCAAGGCCCCGGTGCTGGCGCTGCTCCTCGTCGGATTGGCACTGCCGCTGGTCCTGGACGACTTCTGGCTCCAGACCGGACTGTTCGCGATGGCTGCGGCCGTCGGCGCGATCGGGCTGACGCTGCTGGTCGGTACGGCCGGCCAGCTCTCTCTCGGCCACGCGTTCTTCGTGGCGCTCGGCGCCTACTCCTACGCCTGGACGGTGGGCGAGGTTGGCGGACGCGCCGCCGGTCTCGGCTTACCCCCGCTGCTGGGGCTCGTCCTGGCCGGTCTGGTGGCGGCGGTCGCCGGTGCGGTGTTCAGCCCGATCTCCGGCCGCCTCCGCGGGATCTACCTGGGACTCGCCACCATCGGACTGGTGTTCCTCGCCCGGCATCTCATGGTCAACATCGAGGACGTGACCGGCGGGTTCAACGGCCGAACCGTCGAGCCGTTCGCGGTTCCCGGCTTCAGCTTCAGCAACGCCGATCCGGACTACCTCGCGATCGCCGGTGTCGAGTTCCAAGGCCTGCACCGGCTCTGGTACCTCTTCCTCGGCATCGCCCTGCTCGCCGCCTGGCTGGGACGCAACGTCAAGTCCAGCCGGGCCGGCCGGGCCCTCGCCAACGTCCGCGACAGCGAGGCAGCGGCGGCCGCGATGGGCATCCACGTCGCTCGCGCCAAGGCGACGGCGTTCGTCATCTCCTCCGCCTACGCCGGTGTCGCCGGTGCCCTGATGGCGCTGGCCTACGGTCGGATCGCTCCGGACCTCTTCGGCTTGCAGCTGTCGATCGACTTCCTCGTGATGATCGTGCTCGGCGGTCTCGGCTCCGTCGCCGGCGCCGCGGCCGGCGCGGTGTTCGTCGTCGCGCTGCCGCTCGTGCTCACGCAGTACGGGTCGGAGCTGCCGTTCCTCGCGGCCCCCGGCTCCGGCGGATTGGACGCGGCCACCCTGTCCCGGCTGCTCTACGGCGCGTCGATCATCGCCGTCCTGCTCTTCTTCCGCGGCGGCCTGGCCGGCGCCGCACAGAGGGTCCGTCACCGCTGGACCCGCCGGTCCACGGACGCCGAACTGCCGCCCCCCACGCCCGACTCCTCGCCCACCGCTCCGAACGCCGACGCCCCCCTCGCCTCCGACGCCCCGCTCACGTCCAAGGAGACCGCTCCATGA
- a CDS encoding ABC transporter substrate-binding protein, protein MRNRIRTALVAVGCVAALAACSTQDPDAGKDGANGDVKTGNGVTGDTITVGMLTDLSGPFAAGAAVQVTETKAYFQQLNKDGGVCGRQVEVDVRDHGYDPQKAVTLYRSMASKVVALQQVLGGPTSAAVLPLAEADGVYLGGHGWSSVALEYENAQLPGTTYSVESANAVDYLVDELGVSKGDKVGVVYFVGDYGNDSLAGAKHAAKERGLEIVPQEITPRDADLSAQASALKRAGVSAVILGAAPGQLASLAGVMASQGLNVPIVGNTPTFGPSLLKTPAGPALLRNFYTVTSIAPYSLDEPAVKDAQRLYTAADPDGELGWEVPLAYAQAELLTVALKAACDAGDLTPEGVVAAMRKTADLDTKGLYATPLDFTDATQPPTRTVYVSRASADAPGGLKVLTTLSGPSAKSYKFE, encoded by the coding sequence ATGAGAAACCGGATCCGCACCGCACTGGTGGCCGTCGGCTGCGTCGCAGCCCTGGCCGCCTGCTCGACACAGGACCCCGACGCCGGCAAGGACGGCGCCAACGGGGACGTGAAGACCGGAAACGGCGTCACCGGCGACACGATCACGGTCGGCATGCTCACCGACCTCTCCGGACCGTTCGCCGCCGGCGCGGCCGTCCAGGTCACCGAAACCAAGGCCTACTTCCAGCAGCTGAACAAGGACGGCGGGGTCTGCGGTCGGCAGGTCGAGGTCGACGTCCGGGACCACGGTTACGACCCGCAGAAGGCCGTCACCCTCTACCGCAGCATGGCCTCGAAGGTCGTCGCGCTGCAGCAGGTACTCGGCGGTCCGACCTCGGCCGCCGTGCTCCCGCTGGCCGAAGCCGACGGCGTCTACCTCGGCGGGCACGGCTGGTCCAGCGTCGCGCTGGAGTACGAGAACGCCCAGCTCCCCGGCACGACCTACAGCGTCGAGTCCGCCAACGCCGTGGACTACCTGGTCGACGAACTCGGTGTGTCGAAGGGTGACAAGGTCGGCGTCGTCTACTTCGTCGGTGACTACGGCAACGACTCGCTGGCCGGCGCGAAGCACGCCGCCAAGGAACGCGGCCTCGAGATCGTGCCGCAGGAGATCACCCCGCGCGACGCGGACCTGTCGGCCCAGGCCTCCGCGCTGAAGCGCGCCGGGGTGTCCGCCGTGATCCTCGGCGCCGCTCCGGGCCAGCTCGCCTCGCTCGCCGGGGTCATGGCGTCGCAGGGCCTCAACGTGCCGATCGTCGGCAACACGCCGACGTTCGGACCGTCGCTGCTGAAGACTCCGGCCGGCCCCGCGCTGCTCCGCAACTTCTACACGGTCACCAGCATCGCGCCGTACAGCCTCGACGAGCCCGCCGTCAAAGACGCCCAGCGCCTGTACACGGCCGCCGACCCGGACGGCGAACTCGGCTGGGAGGTCCCGCTCGCCTACGCCCAGGCCGAGCTGCTCACCGTGGCGCTGAAGGCCGCCTGTGACGCCGGAGACCTCACCCCCGAGGGTGTCGTCGCCGCCATGCGCAAGACCGCGGACCTGGACACCAAGGGCCTCTACGCCACCCCGCTGGACTTCACCGACGCCACGCAGCCCCCGACGCGCACGGTCTACGTCTCGCGGGCCTCGGCCGACGCTCCCGGCGGGCTGAAGGTGCTGACGACGCTCAGCGGCCCCAGCGCCAAGTCCTACAAGTTCGAGTGA
- a CDS encoding ATP-binding cassette domain-containing protein, which yields MRDPLLAIDDLEVVYDGAVQALRGVSLRVDADSVVAVLGSNGAGKTTLLRAVSRSLGAVGGTISAGSVRFDGHDLARRDASWAVRAGLVQVPEGRRIFRDLTVEENLRAGGTTVRDARTRKSAFERVYELFPILAERRQQRGGLLSGGQQQMLAMGRALMTAPKLLLLDEPSLGLAPQLVEQIGDLIGQIHAQGTSVLLIEQNAAMGLRVSDRAYVLEVGRITAEGTSTELAATDDIRDRYLGVGATSSTRTTPRDEPIEVSVHLQRSSTAEARVLRVDDLQVRFGGIAALSGVSFTVEAGTVHALIGPNGAGKSTCLNVLGGAYRATSGSVHYGDTELTTLPAHRIADLGVARTFQNLSLSLEATVEDNLLVGRHRIMRAGTSSQALRLPRARKEERTERATVRRIATLLGIDGLLDRSVHTLSYGDRKRVEMGRALAAEPTLLLLDEPVAGMTHGESMAMADTIRAVQQELGLSILLVEHDMPFVMGLAERVTVLDFGKRIAEGSPQDVQRDPEVLRAYLGTAAA from the coding sequence ATGCGCGATCCACTCCTGGCCATCGACGATCTCGAGGTCGTGTACGACGGCGCCGTGCAAGCGCTCCGCGGTGTCTCGTTGCGAGTCGACGCGGACAGCGTCGTGGCGGTACTCGGCAGCAACGGCGCGGGCAAGACGACGCTGTTACGCGCGGTGTCCCGGTCGTTGGGCGCCGTCGGCGGCACGATCAGCGCCGGCTCCGTCCGCTTCGACGGACACGACCTGGCGCGCCGGGACGCCTCCTGGGCCGTGCGTGCCGGGTTGGTCCAGGTACCCGAGGGGCGGCGGATCTTCCGCGACCTGACCGTCGAGGAGAATCTCCGGGCCGGAGGCACCACGGTCCGCGACGCGCGGACCCGCAAGAGCGCGTTCGAACGGGTCTACGAACTCTTCCCGATCCTCGCCGAGCGCCGTCAGCAGCGCGGAGGCCTGCTCTCCGGCGGACAGCAGCAGATGCTCGCGATGGGCCGGGCGCTGATGACCGCACCGAAGTTGCTCCTGCTCGACGAGCCCTCGCTGGGGCTGGCCCCTCAGCTGGTCGAGCAGATCGGCGACCTGATCGGACAGATCCACGCGCAGGGCACCTCCGTCCTCCTCATCGAGCAGAACGCGGCCATGGGCCTGCGGGTCTCCGACCGTGCCTACGTGCTGGAAGTCGGCCGGATCACCGCGGAGGGCACCTCCACCGAGCTGGCCGCGACCGACGACATCCGCGACCGGTATCTCGGCGTCGGCGCCACCTCGTCGACCCGGACGACACCGCGGGACGAACCGATCGAGGTGTCGGTGCACCTCCAGCGCTCCTCGACGGCCGAGGCCCGGGTACTCCGCGTCGACGATCTCCAGGTGCGGTTCGGCGGCATCGCGGCGCTCTCCGGAGTGTCGTTCACCGTCGAGGCCGGCACGGTGCACGCGTTGATCGGACCCAACGGCGCAGGGAAGTCCACCTGCCTCAACGTTCTCGGCGGCGCCTACCGCGCGACCTCCGGCTCCGTCCACTACGGCGACACCGAGCTCACCACGCTCCCGGCGCACCGCATCGCCGACCTCGGGGTCGCCCGCACTTTCCAGAACCTCTCGCTGTCCCTGGAGGCCACCGTCGAGGACAACCTGTTGGTCGGCCGCCACCGGATCATGCGGGCCGGCACCTCGTCCCAAGCGCTCCGGCTCCCACGCGCCCGGAAGGAGGAGCGCACCGAACGCGCGACCGTGCGCCGCATCGCCACGCTGCTCGGTATCGACGGACTCCTCGATCGCAGCGTGCACACGCTCTCCTACGGCGACCGCAAGCGGGTGGAGATGGGCCGCGCGCTCGCCGCCGAGCCCACGCTTCTGCTGCTCGACGAGCCGGTCGCCGGCATGACGCACGGTGAGTCGATGGCGATGGCCGACACGATCCGGGCCGTGCAGCAAGAACTGGGACTGTCCATCCTCCTCGTCGAGCACGACATGCCGTTCGTCATGGGGCTCGCCGAACGCGTCACCGTGCTCGATTTCGGCAAACGCATCGCCGAGGGCAGCCCCCAGGACGTTCAGCGGGACCCCGAGGTCCTGCGCGCCTACCTCGGAACGGCGGCGGCATGA
- a CDS encoding branched-chain amino acid ABC transporter permease translates to MTYLLTQLANGLSLGLILGLIAVGFVIVFTSTGVLNFAHGSVLLAGVYLVAVLHESLGFWFAALVGILGAALLAVLINAVLVRNLAESNPGTAAILMLGVDILLLTELTRRIGSDVKPLGAPWGADVVSVGGVTLPWSRAIAAAVALVVFGLLWYLFARTSAGVAMRAAAADGDTAALMGIRLSRTGAAGWALAGALAAVAGIFLASFPAPGVTPTLAVSAFAAIPAWVLGGFDSVVGAIVGGLVIGVVTALAVGYESELHFLGRGLGEVVPYAVMILVLLVRPSGLFGGKEAVRV, encoded by the coding sequence ATGACGTACCTCCTCACCCAGCTCGCCAACGGCCTGTCGCTGGGCTTGATCCTCGGCCTGATCGCGGTCGGCTTCGTCATCGTCTTCACCTCGACCGGTGTCCTCAACTTCGCGCACGGCTCGGTGCTACTGGCCGGCGTGTACCTCGTCGCCGTACTCCACGAGTCCCTCGGCTTCTGGTTCGCCGCCCTCGTCGGGATACTCGGCGCGGCCTTACTGGCGGTACTGATCAACGCCGTCCTGGTCCGCAACCTGGCCGAGTCGAACCCCGGCACCGCGGCGATCCTCATGCTCGGCGTCGACATCCTCCTGCTCACCGAGTTGACCCGCCGGATCGGCAGCGACGTCAAGCCGCTGGGTGCCCCCTGGGGCGCCGACGTCGTCTCGGTCGGCGGTGTCACCCTTCCCTGGAGCCGAGCGATCGCCGCGGCCGTGGCCCTCGTCGTCTTCGGTCTGCTCTGGTACCTCTTCGCCCGCACCTCCGCCGGGGTCGCGATGCGAGCGGCGGCCGCCGACGGGGACACCGCGGCCCTGATGGGCATCCGCCTGTCCCGTACCGGTGCGGCCGGCTGGGCGCTGGCCGGAGCGCTCGCCGCGGTGGCCGGCATCTTCCTCGCGTCCTTCCCCGCGCCCGGGGTGACACCGACGCTCGCGGTCAGCGCCTTCGCCGCGATCCCCGCCTGGGTGCTGGGCGGCTTCGACTCGGTCGTCGGCGCGATCGTGGGGGGCCTGGTCATCGGGGTCGTGACCGCGCTCGCCGTCGGCTACGAGTCCGAGCTGCACTTCCTCGGCCGCGGACTCGGGGAGGTCGTCCCGTACGCGGTGATGATCCTCGTGCTGCTGGTGCGGCCCTCCGGCCTGTTCGGCGGCAAGGAGGCCGTCCGTGTCTGA